In Flavobacterium sp. CBA20B-1, one DNA window encodes the following:
- a CDS encoding carbon-nitrogen hydrolase family protein — MQINKVELRNLEIEDYIGLKNSMLQAYEEGVDDPYWKKEEIRRLLKIFPEGQIVIVVDDVVVGAALSLIVDESVALSNHKYNDIITDGKFNTHNPDGEVLYGIDVFIHPNYRGLRLGRRLYDGRKELCEQLNLKSIIFAGRIPNYHNYSKDLTPKQYLEKVKTKEIHDPVISFQVNNDFHIKRLLRNYLEGDRDSRDYAVLLEWNNISYDKSPVLINTKKSVVRLGLIQWQMRPLNNLEEFFDQAEFFIDAVSGYESDFATFPELFVAPLMADYNHLSESEAIRELAKYTDTIQKRFQELAIQYNINIITGSMPYLDENVLYNVGFLCKRDGSSEMYRKIHITPNERLYWGMQGGDVIQTFDTDCGKIGIIICYDVEFPELSRLMSDDGMEILFVPYLTDTQNGYTRVRSCAQARAIENECYVAITGCVGNLPKVNNMDIQYGQAAVFTPSDFAFPNNGVKAEATPNTEMTLIVDVELNALKELHELGSVRIKKDRRLDLYKLRKLK; from the coding sequence ATGCAAATTAACAAAGTTGAACTACGAAATTTAGAAATTGAAGATTATATTGGTTTAAAGAACTCTATGCTGCAAGCATACGAAGAAGGTGTAGATGATCCGTATTGGAAAAAAGAAGAAATTCGCCGATTATTAAAGATTTTTCCTGAAGGGCAAATCGTTATTGTAGTAGATGATGTTGTTGTGGGCGCTGCTTTGTCGCTGATTGTTGATGAAAGTGTTGCTCTTTCAAACCACAAATACAATGATATTATAACCGATGGAAAGTTTAATACACACAATCCTGACGGAGAAGTTTTATATGGAATAGACGTGTTCATTCACCCCAATTATCGTGGTTTGCGACTAGGAAGACGTTTGTATGATGGACGAAAAGAATTGTGTGAACAGCTCAATTTAAAATCGATTATTTTTGCCGGCCGCATTCCAAATTACCATAATTATTCCAAAGATTTAACTCCAAAGCAATATCTTGAAAAAGTAAAAACAAAGGAAATTCATGATCCTGTTATTTCGTTTCAGGTCAATAACGATTTCCACATTAAAAGATTGCTTCGCAACTATTTAGAAGGCGATCGCGATTCGCGTGATTATGCCGTTTTGCTGGAGTGGAACAATATTTCATACGATAAATCACCTGTATTAATCAATACCAAAAAAAGTGTGGTTCGCTTAGGTTTAATACAATGGCAAATGCGGCCTTTAAACAATTTAGAGGAATTTTTTGATCAGGCAGAATTTTTTATCGATGCCGTTTCGGGTTATGAAAGTGATTTTGCCACATTCCCTGAATTGTTTGTGGCACCTCTTATGGCCGATTACAACCATTTATCTGAATCGGAAGCCATACGTGAACTAGCAAAATATACCGATACCATTCAAAAACGTTTTCAAGAACTCGCCATTCAATACAATATCAATATCATCACAGGAAGTATGCCGTATTTAGATGAAAATGTTCTTTATAATGTAGGTTTTTTGTGCAAACGCGATGGATCTTCCGAAATGTACCGAAAAATACATATCACACCAAACGAACGATTATATTGGGGAATGCAGGGCGGCGATGTGATACAAACGTTTGATACCGATTGCGGAAAAATAGGTATTATTATTTGTTATGATGTAGAGTTTCCGGAACTTTCCAGACTAATGAGCGATGATGGTATGGAAATTCTTTTTGTTCCCTATTTAACCGATACGCAAAACGGATACACCCGCGTGCGTAGTTGTGCGCAAGCTCGTGCTATTGAAAACGAATGCTATGTGGCTATTACCGGTTGTGTAGGAAACCTTCCAAAAGTAAATAATATGGATATTCAATACGGGCAAGCAGCCGTTTTCACTCCATCTGATTTTGCTTTTCCAAATAATGGTGTCAAAGCCGAAGCTACACCAAATACCGAAATGACGTTGATTGTTGATGTGGAATTAAATGCTTTAAAAGAGCTACACGAATTGGGAAGTGTGCGTATTAAAAAAGATCGAAGATTGGATTTATATAAACTAAGAAAATTAAAATAA